Proteins encoded by one window of Pseudostreptobacillus hongkongensis:
- the pfkB gene encoding 1-phosphofructokinase, with protein sequence MIYTLTLNPALDYDVYLDELKNGELNISKEINLRAGGKGINVSIMLKNLGLESIALGYIAGFTGNFILEKLNEMDIRHDFIKTEGTTRINIKINDKEEETEIAGLSEKLNDNDVLKLKEQISKLTDKDILILSGSLANGLEKNIYHELSKITSAKVFLDTRGSLLLDNISNNVLIKPNIKELEEVFSENINDDKKLYDLASKFIEKGVENVLVSMGSNGAILVKKGKYLKANIPKGKYINSIGAGDSMVAGFAYAYHNHYNDIEALRLAVACGSSTAYSYGIGEKTLINELLKDIEIQEVIL encoded by the coding sequence ATGATTTACACATTAACACTTAATCCAGCACTTGATTATGATGTCTATTTAGATGAGTTAAAAAATGGCGAACTAAATATATCAAAAGAAATCAATTTAAGAGCTGGTGGTAAAGGTATAAATGTATCTATAATGCTTAAAAATCTAGGATTAGAATCTATAGCATTAGGATATATAGCAGGCTTTACTGGTAACTTTATACTTGAAAAGTTAAATGAAATGGATATAAGACATGATTTCATTAAAACCGAAGGAACAACAAGGATAAATATAAAAATAAATGATAAAGAAGAAGAAACAGAAATTGCAGGTCTTTCTGAAAAATTAAATGATAATGATGTTTTAAAACTTAAAGAACAAATATCAAAATTAACTGATAAAGACATACTAATTTTATCAGGCTCTCTTGCAAATGGTCTAGAAAAAAATATTTATCATGAATTATCTAAAATTACTTCTGCAAAAGTATTTCTAGATACTAGAGGGTCTTTATTACTTGATAATATATCTAACAATGTATTAATTAAGCCTAATATCAAGGAACTAGAAGAAGTATTTAGTGAAAATATAAACGATGATAAAAAACTATATGACTTAGCTTCTAAATTTATAGAAAAAGGTGTAGAAAATGTACTTGTTTCCATGGGTTCAAATGGTGCTATATTAGTTAAAAAAGGTAAATATTTAAAAGCAAATATTCCAAAAGGTAAATATATTAACTCTATAGGTGCAGGAGATTCTATGGTTGCAGGGTTTGCTTATGCTTATCATAATCACTACAATGATATTGAAGCATTAAGACTTGCAGTTGCATGTGGTTCTTCTACAGCTTATTCTTATGGAATAGGTGAAAAAACATTAATCAATGAATTATTAAAAGATATAGAAATACAGGAGGTTATTTTATGA